Part of the Engystomops pustulosus chromosome 4, aEngPut4.maternal, whole genome shotgun sequence genome is shown below.
acctctatatagataacactgacccatcattacatcactactgacaatagatgatgtcacagtttatcccctccccctccctgtacaatgacctctatatagataacactgacccatcattacatcactactgacaatagatgatgtcacagcttatctcctccccctccctgtacaatgacctctatatagataacactgacccatcattacatcactactgacaatatatgatgtcacagcttatctcctcctcctccctgtacaatgacctctatatagataacactgacccatcattacatcactactgacaatagatgatgtcacagcttatcccctccccctccctgtacaatgacctctatatagataacattgacccatcattacatcactactgacaatagatgatgtcacagcttatctcctccccctcccggtacaatgacctctatatagataacactgacctatcattacatcactactgacaatagatgatgtcacagattatttaCACATCCTATCTGCACAGATCATGCCTAGAGAACTCTCCATAGACCACAATGAGCCGACTCTAGACTATGGCTGCCTGTGGTAATGAGGCTGTTGTAACGTATATCACTAAACGCTGCTTCCtgagctcaggcaagatggccgccCCCATAGTCATGGACAACAAATAGAAGAAAAGTATCTATAAAAGTTATCTGGTCTAAATTCCCTTTAAGCACTATGACTTGGCTGGTGGCAGCTGATGGCATCTCCATGTTGTGACACTGTGGGTAATCCTGCGGGATCGCTATCCTTCTATTTGCAGATGGGTGTGATggtgtcacatgaccatggagtgCGTCTTGCCTGCAGGACGGGATGGGACAGGTTACTGATCTCACATCTTAATGATGTAGCAATTATATAACCCAGATCCATTAATACTGGGATTACTGGTGCCAGGTATAATAATAAGACTTGATGGCTACAAAAATAGAGCACAGGCGGTGACCCTTAAGGCCTTATCATTGTCATTGTTGACCTTATTGCTTCTTAGTATGGCAGCTATTCCTCTCTGTCCCCTATAGACATGCATTCTCAGTTTGGCCATTTCTATCTCCCATAGGAATACAACAACTCTTACTTTGCTTGTCGTCTGCTGTTTGTGAAAACATTTAACCAAATTGCAAAGACATTTTGTCTTTCGCTATCGGTGTTTCTTGCTATTCGTGTGTACTACTGTTTTTTCGATATTGGCTTTTGTCCTAGACTATTCTCCTGTGTTATTGATTTTGTACTTtagctgctattgtactgtgacaTGGATTGTTGACCTTACCTTTAGGTTATTTATTTGTCTGTCTTGCTACTTGTTTTCAtcttggtgcaggaagggaacaaCACCCAGCTTGAGggtggacccaataagtaggcacGGACAGTGTGGGAAGTTCCGAATTCGGTCTTACTGTCTTCTCCTGCCCTTACAGAAATATTCTCTAGTAAAGGAAATTTTGCTCCAGCACTCAATCGCATAAAAGTTTCTTCTTCATTGTAATCAATAAAAGTCCATAATGCACATACTATACAGCCTTTATACCGACGCGTTGTACTAAATGTACCATGATTCAGACTACATTTAGTCGAAATGCGTCGGTATAAAGGCTGTATAATATGTGCATTATGGACTTTTATTGATTACAATGAAGAAGAAACTTTTATGCGATTGAGTGCTGGAGCAAAATTTCCTTTACATGTTTGGCACCTGCTTCGGGTCGGAGGTCCGTGCACCACTTGTAAGGGTGAGGGCCGGGTGAGCTGGGTTAGTGGATTTGTTAGAATTATTCTCTAGGTATGTAAGGAGATCATCTTTAGCCTCCTCTCCTTGGCTGTGTACAGACTTGAGAAGGTTTTCACATAATCTGCTCACTACAGGAAAGGAAAGGAGCTGAAAAAGGGGGATAGAGAATTTTTCCTGTTCAATAaagtatataataaagtttattattatcatctgcaaTGTTTATTTCTGAAATAAAGAAGTTTGGTTACGTTTTTATGGATCTATAAAACTGTAACTCAATAAATTTGCAGCGACCTGTTAATTCCATATTTTGGCAgccataaaaatgacaaaaatgaacGTTTTGGTAATTATCTGACACTGTTACATAGGCCGTCTCCATCTGTGTGGCTATCACAGTGTGAGGCAGGGACTTGGGTTTTGGTAACGGCTCTGCAGGAAGTGGTGAAGCTCCGTCATGTTAATAAGGTAATATTCTGCTTCCTCTGCAGCATCAAGATGGGGGAGACGCAGATCTACAGCCAGCGCCTGCACGGAATCACTGTAAGTGAGGCTGTCCTGAAGCGCTTACAATCTACCGCACAGATATGTACTGCTACAGTGTGGGATAGGAGGGAGAGGCGACCTGAAgacattgaatattccctgctaCAGAAGTAATAATGTACAAATCAGGGGGAGGAAGGGAGAGATACTGTActgaagagctgacactctactgTGAGGCgacaccagggagaaatctgctTATCCCTGATAGTATACATTTAGCGTAACAGTATAATATGGATTTGATTATCTCAGGGCAAATATATTAGACTCCAGAGGGGGCGCCATTTTCACTGTGGGTGTGGAACTCTCCTAAATATAGAGATTTGCTTTTAAAACCTAGAGGGGCTCTATTGGTAGGGGCCCAATCTGTGTGCAAATGTCTGGGGATTTTATAACTAAATTGTAAGGAGCTTAAAAAAAGTCCTGTAGAGATTAAGTACATGTATTCCACAGAGCTTGCACTCCATAGTATGTCCCTGCTGTTCTACAATTAACATTGATACTTTGGAGAATTTATTCTGGATCTTAATAGAGCGCATGATAGATTGGAGCCATTTTACCCatagagctgacactctaataaAAGGAAGTACTTATTTTGCTCTTCCTATCTGTGTGGTAGGAGAAGCGCAGGATCCTGGGGGAGGTGGACGTGATACAGAGGGAGCTCGAACTGCAGAAAGTCAAGCTGCAGCAACTGAAGGTAAGAGAGTCATTGTGTGAAGCTCAACCTCTTGTCACCCACCTAGAATCTTCAGTCCAGGTATTTTCCTAGCAATGCATAGCAATTGGCCAATCAGAACCCttcattttaacatttttatagttcccctatggcagtgatggcaaaccttttagagaccgagtgcccaaactacaaccaagaaccacttatttatcgcaaagtgccaacacagaaatttaatttgtgatttatactcccttctctgtcacagttttcattgataccagcacctgaggacaccaatatagcagaaaatagtcccaggtacagctgtcactttaaaatagttctgtgcacagcaagtcctgggctgtctggggctgcaggaagatacctggagtcatctctggtgatggcctgagtgcccatagaaagggctctgagtgccacctctggcaccagtgccataggttagccatcactgccctatggcaTATGTTGGAGGATATGAGGATTGGGCCGTTGGTTTTCAACATGCCCGATCCTTTGGTTCTTGAGAGAGAAGAACCAAAACCAGTGGTTCCTGGCAACTATTGGGAACGTATTCCATGAATGTTAGGGCTCAGTTGCCCGGAAGCTGCAGTAAATGTATTTTTCCCATTGTGTAAGTGCATGGGGGTGGTTGGGCAGAACAGCTGTGGAGATATTGAGCTTCGTGTATGTCCAACGTGGACAAAGCAATAGCTGCTCAATCTGTTTCTAAACTCTAAGCATCTAGAACATCTACAAAAcctcatttttttctttcttgctcAGAGGAAATCTCTGCGGGATCGATGGCTGATGGACGGCCTGGTCCCCGCTCCAGGTGCAGAACTAGAAAACCCTCTCAGTGAAACAGAAGATAAAATAAAGAAGCTGGAAGATGAGCTTGAGAGGTGAGTCAACATCAGCGGCCATAGAAACCGGCTATCGAGTGATCCGGTGCCTCCCGGGAAGTGACCATGTCTTGTTCTTCTTCTTCTAGCCTCAACTTACAGCTGCTTTATTTGGAGAACCCAGAACTGAAAATTGAAAACATGAAGAAACTTCAGGTAAAGCCAAAAATCCCTAGAATCTTCTTCTCCGATAATGGAGGGTTTACATGTTGTTGAATAAGAATTCATATTTGATAAAGGATCTGATATGGTTttactttaaaatatttttataatttcaGGTATCTAACGCGCAAAGACCGCTGGTAAATGGTGACCAAAGCCAAGAGATTCCAGACCAGAAAGAGCCGACTCCCGCAAAGAGGGAACGCAGAGTCATACAAGAAGAAGACGACATACAACCCAATGGAGAAGATGGAAAACAGGAAGACGTTGTTGAACCATTACCAAAGGATGAGGTGGTAGGACATCCCATACCAGCTCCTCGCCCCATCAAAGTCTCAGAAAATCTGACTGACCAGAATCCAGCCCCAGCATCTCCAGATCAAAAGCTTCATGTTGTAGACCAAAGAAATGAAGGACATGACGAGGACAAGAGTATAAATCGAAGTCTAGAACCTCAGCATGACAGATCTGAGAATGTCCATCTCATTAAGGAGCTAGAAGATGAAAGCAGCAATGGGGAACAAGATCCTTTACATCAGAATTCAGAATCTTTAGCCAGGAGACTGGAACTCGAGGAGGAGAATGTCGAACATCTCAAAAAGGAACTAGGATATATAGACCTGAGCTTCAATGTGGAGGATCTCACGGTGGATACCTCACAACCAAGTCATTCAAATGAAGACATGAGAAGTGATTCGGACAATCAGTATGAAACGGCCAAGGAAACGCCGATTGACAACGATGATAAAAGTGAGAGTGAAACACGACGGTTTCTAGTCATGGAGAAATTAGACGACCAGGATGAGCCATTAGTGAGGAATAACCTGGATGACAAGAGACAAGACATGGAAGTGAAGCCAGTATTAGTGACAGTCATCCAGGATGCAGGGATTACAGTACCAGCTAGAAATCAAGACCAAAGTGAAGAACCTACAATCCTGAGATGCCAAGAGGAGCCTGCTGACCCCATGTCTGTATTGATAGGTCATAACAAGGTGTTTGAGGCCACCTCAAATACACAACTGCCATGCAATGACCCTGAACCCAGCACATCACTGCCatgtgaggacatagtaagtCAAGTACAGATATCCCAGGTGGTGGTCATATCAGCCCCGGGACATGCATCCCCTGATGACCCTGGCCAGCGCTCTTCAGCCTCTCAGCCGGGTCCTTCACCCGACCTCCACCATGAACCTACCACCACTCCAGCAAGCACTTCTCCAGAAAGCCAGCCGCTCCTGCACAAACCTCCTGCCACTGATGGACAATCGGGCCCACATGGGACCAACACGGCAG
Proteins encoded:
- the PALM3 gene encoding paralemmin-3 isoform X1, producing MCPIRLTSGIKMGETQIYSQRLHGITEKRRILGEVDVIQRELELQKVKLQQLKRKSLRDRWLMDGLVPAPGAELENPLSETEDKIKKLEDELESLNLQLLYLENPELKIENMKKLQVSNAQRPLVNGDQSQEIPDQKEPTPAKRERRVIQEEDDIQPNGEDGKQEDVVEPLPKDEVVGHPIPAPRPIKVSENLTDQNPAPASPDQKLHVVDQRNEGHDEDKSINRSLEPQHDRSENVHLIKELEDESSNGEQDPLHQNSESLARRLELEEENVEHLKKELGYIDLSFNVEDLTVDTSQPSHSNEDMRSDSDNQYETAKETPIDNDDKSESETRRFLVMEKLDDQDEPLVRNNLDDKRQDMEVKPVLVTVIQDAGITVPARNQDQSEEPTILRCQEEPADPMSVLIGHNKVFEATSNTQLPCNDPEPSTSLPCEDIVSQVQISQVVVISAPGHASPDDPGQRSSASQPGPSPDLHHEPTTTPASTSPESQPLLHKPPATDGQSGPHGTNTAETRDMSTREKKTRCQCCVLM
- the PALM3 gene encoding paralemmin-3 isoform X2; this translates as MGETQIYSQRLHGITEKRRILGEVDVIQRELELQKVKLQQLKRKSLRDRWLMDGLVPAPGAELENPLSETEDKIKKLEDELESLNLQLLYLENPELKIENMKKLQVSNAQRPLVNGDQSQEIPDQKEPTPAKRERRVIQEEDDIQPNGEDGKQEDVVEPLPKDEVVGHPIPAPRPIKVSENLTDQNPAPASPDQKLHVVDQRNEGHDEDKSINRSLEPQHDRSENVHLIKELEDESSNGEQDPLHQNSESLARRLELEEENVEHLKKELGYIDLSFNVEDLTVDTSQPSHSNEDMRSDSDNQYETAKETPIDNDDKSESETRRFLVMEKLDDQDEPLVRNNLDDKRQDMEVKPVLVTVIQDAGITVPARNQDQSEEPTILRCQEEPADPMSVLIGHNKVFEATSNTQLPCNDPEPSTSLPCEDIVSQVQISQVVVISAPGHASPDDPGQRSSASQPGPSPDLHHEPTTTPASTSPESQPLLHKPPATDGQSGPHGTNTAETRDMSTREKKTRCQCCVLM